A DNA window from Helianthus annuus cultivar XRQ/B chromosome 15, HanXRQr2.0-SUNRISE, whole genome shotgun sequence contains the following coding sequences:
- the LOC110914566 gene encoding uncharacterized protein LOC110914566 gives MNLNLLCCSLCSRGPDSHEHLFFECDEAKNIWYGVREKAGMGAIQNSWNDIFEYLLSIANSKKAANVIAKLVVGATVYFVWEERNRRLFTPKRRTKEQLIEVVLFTVRMKLHTMRFRYSVHTEHVLQEWSLPRGLRVADDDCG, from the coding sequence ATGAATCTTAACCTGTTATGCTGCTCGTTGTGTTCAAGGGGGCCTGACTCGCATGAGCACTTGTTTTTTGAGTGTGATGAAGCCAAGAATATTTGGTATGGGGTTCGGGAAAAAGCTGGCATGGGCGCTATTCAGAATTCATGGAATGACATCTTTGAATATCTATTAAGTATAGCTAACTCAAAAAAGGCGGCAAATGTCATTGCGAAGCTGGTTGTTGGTGCAACAGTCTACTTTGTTTGGGAGGAACGGAATAGAAGATTATTCACACCGAAAAGGAGAACGAAAGAACAGCTTATCGAGGTCGTTTTGTTTACGGTCCGAATGAAGCTACACACTATGAGGTTTCGGTATTCTGTCCACACGGAGCATGTCTTGCAGGAGTGGAGCTTACCGCGAGGGTTGCGTGTTGCGGATGATGACTGCGGCTGA